One Streptomyces lincolnensis genomic region harbors:
- a CDS encoding LacI family DNA-binding transcriptional regulator yields the protein MITTKDIAERLGLSVSTVGRALSDDSRISEETKFRVRQAASEMGYVGNRAARMMRGASSNVVALVIPDIRNSFYSTIAHELSKNMEAEGYQLMLSETDDDRMVELRHLRELSATRVAGVIIVPTARPHSDSVKLLRAMPHLQLLRRHPSLGAQWFGVDDREALRRATAHLVELGHTRIAYLGGPVELPTGAERLEGFRSALQEGGLPDDAGRAELGPPSSVDHGRQAVRRLLKEPDAPTALVLGSIQLTLGVLEELSQQGVKVPGELSVVGFGDEPGFSWWGPGLTTVGLPIQEMATGCALWMMRRLKTKPTNDGPYTSVSPGSLVLRGSTAAPGGPAPSRPR from the coding sequence GGCCGGGCGCTCTCCGACGACTCCCGCATCAGCGAGGAGACCAAGTTCCGGGTCCGCCAGGCCGCTTCCGAGATGGGCTACGTCGGCAACCGCGCGGCGCGGATGATGCGCGGCGCGTCCAGCAACGTGGTCGCGCTGGTGATCCCGGACATCCGCAACAGCTTCTACTCGACCATCGCGCACGAGCTGTCCAAGAACATGGAGGCCGAGGGCTACCAGCTGATGCTCTCGGAGACCGACGACGACCGGATGGTGGAGCTTCGCCATCTGCGGGAGCTGTCCGCGACCCGCGTGGCGGGCGTCATCATCGTCCCCACCGCGCGCCCGCACAGCGACTCCGTCAAGCTCCTGCGCGCGATGCCGCACCTTCAGCTGCTGCGCCGCCACCCGTCGCTCGGCGCCCAGTGGTTCGGCGTGGACGACCGTGAGGCACTGCGCCGGGCCACCGCCCATCTCGTGGAGCTGGGGCACACCCGCATCGCCTACCTGGGCGGCCCGGTCGAACTGCCCACGGGTGCGGAGCGCCTGGAGGGCTTCCGCAGCGCCCTTCAGGAAGGCGGCCTCCCCGACGACGCCGGACGCGCGGAACTGGGGCCGCCGTCGTCCGTGGACCACGGCCGCCAGGCGGTACGGCGGCTGCTCAAGGAGCCGGATGCGCCCACCGCGCTCGTACTGGGATCGATCCAGCTCACCCTCGGCGTCCTGGAGGAGCTGTCCCAGCAGGGCGTGAAGGTGCCCGGGGAACTGTCCGTGGTCGGGTTCGGCGACGAGCCGGGGTTCTCCTGGTGGGGCCCGGGGCTGACCACGGTCGGCCTGCCGATCCAGGAGATGGCCACCGGCTGCGCCCTGTGGATGATGCGCCGCCTCAAGACCAAGCCGACCAACGACGGCCCGTACACCTCGGTCTCCCCCGGATCACTGGTTCTGCGCGGCAGCACGGCAGCTCCCGGTGGCCCGGCTCCGTCCAGGCCCCGCTGA